A region of Acidithiobacillus ferridurans DNA encodes the following proteins:
- a CDS encoding DsrE family protein, producing MTIALIVLHAAPEADNPRADTAVRLAGAMLAEGKEVRLFLAGQGIGLLAPAREFAKSTHALFLELLDLGLTVQCCSTSLKSQGWAGSLPDGVTKSSMKGLSDWISAADEVVCF from the coding sequence ATGACCATCGCGTTGATTGTTTTGCATGCCGCTCCCGAGGCGGATAATCCCCGCGCCGATACGGCGGTGCGTCTTGCCGGCGCCATGCTGGCCGAGGGCAAGGAGGTGCGCCTTTTTCTGGCTGGACAGGGGATTGGGCTGCTGGCGCCCGCAAGGGAATTCGCGAAGTCTACCCATGCGCTCTTTCTGGAACTGCTGGATCTGGGTTTGACCGTGCAGTGTTGTAGCACTTCCCTCAAAAGCCAGGGATGGGCAGGGTCTTTACCAGACGGTGTTACAAAAAGTTCCATGAAGGGCCTGTCCGACTGGATCAGCGCCGCGGATGAGGTCGTCTGTTTCTGA
- a CDS encoding MFS transporter, with the protein MSPVQAAAGAYQRGIARNSGQFLLQTSQVFFVGLVIGMERTVLPSLAQDFGVAKGAFLFLASFVISFGLVKGALNLVAGSLSDRVGRKRVLLIGWIAGIPIPLLIFFAPNWWWIIAANVFLGINQAFTWTMTVTSQIDLAGSRQRGLAVGINEAVGYLGMGVAGLATGYLAVLYGPRWTLLLFGLGVVLLALVLLLRVRDTIAWVHAEHGAHPVSSPPSKRSWMQSFLEVSFQNPRYRAFCQAGVANKVADTLVWVLFPLYFLEHAMGVVAIGWITGVYGAVWGLSQLWTGYLADRIGRKIPIVSGFFLLSAGLAATALVQGFVLWMSTALIMGLGMALLYPNLVAAMSDTAPPLERGRILGVYRYWRDTGYAIGGLLLGLVAQWSNEILPAIWATAGIVALSGLWVALAVKETHPRPVQKKGNV; encoded by the coding sequence ATGAGCCCGGTGCAGGCAGCCGCCGGGGCGTATCAGCGGGGAATTGCCCGCAATAGTGGCCAGTTTCTGCTGCAAACCTCGCAGGTCTTTTTTGTCGGTTTGGTCATCGGCATGGAGCGCACGGTCTTGCCATCCCTCGCCCAGGACTTTGGGGTGGCCAAGGGGGCTTTTCTCTTCCTAGCCTCCTTTGTCATTTCCTTCGGTCTGGTGAAAGGGGCCCTCAACCTGGTGGCGGGCTCCCTTTCCGATCGTGTCGGGCGTAAGCGGGTCTTGTTGATCGGCTGGATTGCCGGCATTCCCATTCCATTGCTGATTTTCTTTGCCCCCAACTGGTGGTGGATCATCGCTGCCAACGTCTTTCTCGGCATCAACCAGGCCTTCACCTGGACCATGACGGTGACCAGTCAGATCGACCTGGCAGGCAGCCGACAGCGCGGGCTGGCAGTGGGGATCAATGAGGCGGTGGGTTATTTGGGCATGGGCGTGGCGGGGCTGGCCACGGGCTATCTGGCCGTGCTCTATGGCCCCCGTTGGACGTTGCTGCTCTTCGGCCTGGGGGTAGTCCTGCTGGCCCTGGTGCTGCTGTTACGCGTGCGCGATACCATCGCCTGGGTTCACGCCGAGCATGGCGCCCACCCCGTATCCTCCCCCCCGTCAAAGCGGAGCTGGATGCAGAGCTTTCTCGAAGTCTCTTTCCAGAATCCGCGCTACCGCGCCTTTTGCCAGGCGGGGGTGGCCAACAAGGTGGCCGATACCCTCGTCTGGGTGCTCTTTCCGCTCTACTTCCTGGAGCACGCCATGGGAGTGGTGGCTATCGGTTGGATCACCGGCGTTTACGGTGCCGTCTGGGGGCTTTCGCAACTCTGGACCGGCTATCTGGCCGATCGCATCGGCCGCAAGATCCCCATTGTCAGCGGCTTTTTTCTGTTGTCTGCGGGCTTGGCGGCCACTGCCTTGGTGCAAGGCTTTGTTTTGTGGATGTCGACGGCGCTCATCATGGGTCTGGGCATGGCGCTCCTGTACCCGAACCTGGTCGCCGCCATGTCCGATACGGCCCCACCGCTGGAGCGAGGGCGTATCCTCGGTGTCTATCGGTACTGGCGCGATACGGGTTATGCCATCGGCGGATTGCTGCTGGGCCTGGTGGCGCAATGGAGTAACGAAATTCTCCCCGCCATCTGGGCTACGGCCGGTATTGTCGCCCTGTCGGGGCTGTGGGTGGCCCTGGCCGTGAAAGAAACCCATCCTCGTCCTGTTCAAAAAAAGGGTAATGTATGA
- a CDS encoding ArsR/SmtB family transcription factor has product MSAETVRFALFAEVFAALAHPKRLEMIHYLGERQHTAGELTELTGLSKANVSQHLNVLKARGLVHCDKCGTFCHYRLTSPAVLETCEIVRKLILDQMDITTACRQQLAEVVPLRKTTS; this is encoded by the coding sequence ATGAGCGCGGAGACGGTGCGCTTCGCCCTCTTCGCCGAGGTCTTTGCGGCGCTGGCCCATCCCAAGCGCCTGGAGATGATCCACTACCTGGGAGAACGGCAGCATACGGCGGGGGAGTTGACTGAGCTGACCGGACTGTCCAAGGCCAATGTCTCGCAACACCTCAACGTGCTCAAGGCACGTGGCTTGGTCCATTGCGACAAGTGCGGCACCTTCTGCCATTACCGTCTCACCAGCCCTGCGGTGCTGGAGACCTGCGAGATCGTGCGGAAGTTGATTCTTGACCAGATGGATATCACCACCGCCTGCCGTCAGCAACTGGCGGAAGTCGTACCGCTACGCAAGACGACTTCATGA
- a CDS encoding MBL fold metallo-hydrolase — MFFKQRSSADGTLSYFYGCGSKGSAVAVDVVAGDEAWFVEEAQKAAVRIAFVIDTHIHADHFSGGRKLAELADAPYCLHESDVGKVHFPIRGLQDGEVLETGNVTTKVLHTPGHTSDSICLLVSDLRRSADPWFVLTGDTLFVSGVGRPDLGGTPEEMAGRIFDSIHAKLLTLPDDLEIFPGHAAGSVCGAGLSGKPSSTIGFEKRWDPYLSMTDRDAFIRELTANIPERPAEMARMVAANLGAAA, encoded by the coding sequence ATGTTTTTCAAACAACGGAGTAGCGCCGACGGGACCTTGTCCTACTTCTATGGATGCGGCAGCAAGGGTTCGGCGGTGGCAGTGGATGTCGTGGCTGGCGACGAAGCGTGGTTCGTGGAGGAGGCGCAAAAGGCGGCGGTGCGCATCGCCTTTGTCATCGACACCCACATCCATGCCGATCATTTTTCCGGCGGCCGGAAACTGGCGGAGCTGGCGGATGCACCCTACTGCCTGCACGAAAGCGATGTGGGCAAGGTGCATTTCCCGATCCGCGGCCTACAGGACGGCGAGGTGCTGGAAACGGGTAATGTCACCACCAAAGTCCTGCATACCCCCGGCCATACCTCCGACAGCATCTGTCTCCTGGTCAGCGACCTGCGGCGCAGCGCCGATCCCTGGTTCGTGCTCACTGGCGACACCCTCTTCGTCAGCGGCGTCGGCAGGCCCGATTTGGGGGGAACTCCGGAGGAGATGGCGGGCCGGATCTTCGACAGCATCCACGCCAAACTCCTCACCCTGCCCGACGACCTTGAGATCTTCCCCGGCCATGCGGCGGGCAGTGTCTGTGGTGCGGGGTTGTCCGGCAAGCCCTCTTCCACCATCGGCTTCGAGAAGCGCTGGGATCCCTATCTGTCTATGACCGACCGGGACGCCTTTATCCGCGAACTCACGGCCAACATCCCGGAGCGGCCGGCGGAGATGGCGCGCATGGTGGCGGCCAATCTGGGGGCGGCGGCATGA
- a CDS encoding sulfite exporter TauE/SafE family protein, with the protein MITLTFSQDIDCILAGVIVGFSLGLIGGGGSILAVPLLLYWVGVHDPHLVIGTTALAVGINAFINLIPHARAGNVRWAVAIHFTIAGVIGAFAGAELGKVINGKYLLILFALLMFWIAVSMYQTRENQPVVHRTCKRHACVYFYGGGTGILSGFFGIGGGFLIVPALMRSGRLPILNAVASSLLAVGALGTATAISYSLEGLVDWRIAAEYIAGGILGGWLGAFSANKLGQRKAALNDIFIGVIVLVAIYMLYKEIGYFI; encoded by the coding sequence ATGATTACATTGACTTTTAGTCAAGATATCGATTGCATTCTGGCTGGTGTAATAGTAGGATTTTCCTTGGGACTGATTGGCGGCGGTGGCTCCATTCTTGCGGTTCCATTGTTGCTCTATTGGGTCGGCGTACACGATCCTCATCTGGTTATCGGCACGACAGCGCTAGCTGTGGGTATCAATGCTTTCATAAATCTGATTCCGCATGCGCGTGCCGGTAATGTACGCTGGGCAGTCGCTATACATTTTACTATCGCTGGTGTTATTGGAGCTTTTGCCGGTGCTGAGTTGGGGAAAGTGATCAATGGAAAATATCTACTCATTCTCTTTGCACTGCTCATGTTTTGGATTGCCGTAAGTATGTACCAGACACGAGAAAATCAGCCAGTTGTTCATAGAACATGCAAACGGCATGCTTGTGTATATTTTTATGGCGGCGGTACTGGTATTTTATCAGGATTTTTTGGCATTGGTGGTGGTTTCCTCATTGTTCCTGCACTGATGCGTTCTGGGCGGTTGCCTATTTTGAATGCCGTCGCTTCCTCATTATTAGCTGTGGGAGCCCTAGGCACAGCCACTGCCATCAGCTATTCACTGGAGGGCCTCGTAGACTGGCGTATTGCTGCAGAATACATAGCTGGTGGAATCTTGGGAGGATGGTTGGGGGCATTTAGTGCCAACAAACTGGGACAGCGCAAAGCGGCGTTGAATGATATCTTTATCGGCGTCATAGTTTTGGTCGCTATTTATATGTTATACAAAGAAATTGGATATTTTATATAG
- a CDS encoding 4a-hydroxytetrahydrobiopterin dehydratase, with protein sequence MDQDLQHAHCVPCEGGVAPLDAERVGLLLRSLPQWQVVGQAIRREFRFKNFYETMAFVNAVAWISHREDHHPDLELGYNRCVVHYSTHAISGLSENDFICAARVDALLT encoded by the coding sequence ATGGACCAAGATCTTCAACATGCGCATTGCGTACCCTGTGAGGGTGGGGTTGCGCCCCTGGACGCGGAACGGGTAGGACTTCTATTACGCTCCCTACCCCAATGGCAAGTGGTCGGGCAGGCGATCCGCCGGGAGTTTCGTTTCAAAAACTTTTACGAGACTATGGCCTTTGTGAATGCCGTGGCATGGATCTCGCACCGGGAGGACCATCACCCGGACCTGGAGCTGGGTTATAACCGCTGTGTCGTCCATTACAGTACCCACGCCATTAGCGGCCTTTCAGAAAATGACTTCATCTGCGCCGCCCGGGTGGATGCGCTGCTGACATGA
- a CDS encoding DEAD/DEAH box helicase family protein, with protein MDKRFILESSFSPQGDQPEAIRLLVNGLAAGEYFQTLLGVTGSGKTFTMANVIAITHRPAVIMAPNKTLAAQLYAEMRAFFPHNAVEYFVSYYDYYQPEAYVPSSDTFIEKDAAINDHIEQMRLSATKALLERPDVIIVATVSAIYGLGDPASYHGMILHLRESSTMDQRAILKRLAEMQYSRNPLEMKRGTFRVNGDVIDIWPAESEDEAVRIELFGDELERISLFDPLTGKTITRLPRYTIYPKSHYVTPRETILAALDAIKDELRSRLEDLRRANKLVEAQRLEQRTRFDLEMMAELGYCSGIENYSRYLSGRVPGQAPPTLMDYLPKDALLFMDESHVTVPQFGGCTRATVRARKRWWNMVFVCPRRWTTGP; from the coding sequence ATGGACAAGCGCTTTATCCTGGAGAGCAGTTTTTCGCCGCAGGGCGACCAGCCGGAGGCTATTCGTCTGTTGGTGAACGGCCTTGCCGCTGGTGAATATTTCCAAACCCTGTTGGGGGTGACTGGTTCGGGCAAGACCTTCACCATGGCCAACGTCATCGCCATCACTCACCGTCCCGCCGTCATCATGGCGCCCAACAAGACCCTTGCAGCGCAACTCTATGCGGAAATGCGCGCGTTCTTTCCCCACAATGCCGTGGAGTATTTTGTCAGTTATTACGATTACTACCAGCCGGAGGCCTACGTTCCTTCCTCCGACACCTTCATCGAAAAAGACGCCGCCATCAATGACCACATCGAGCAGATGCGCCTCTCCGCTACCAAGGCCCTGCTGGAACGGCCGGATGTCATCATCGTGGCCACCGTTTCGGCTATCTACGGTCTGGGTGATCCGGCCTCCTACCATGGCATGATTCTGCATCTGCGCGAGTCCTCCACCATGGATCAGCGCGCCATCCTCAAGCGTCTGGCGGAGATGCAATACAGCCGCAATCCTTTGGAAATGAAGCGCGGCACCTTTCGCGTCAACGGCGATGTCATCGATATATGGCCCGCGGAAAGCGAAGACGAAGCCGTTCGGATCGAGCTTTTTGGCGACGAACTGGAGCGCATCTCGCTCTTCGATCCCCTGACCGGCAAGACCATCACCCGTTTACCGCGCTACACCATCTACCCCAAAAGCCACTATGTCACCCCGCGCGAGACCATTCTCGCGGCGCTGGATGCTATCAAAGATGAGCTTCGCTCGCGTCTGGAGGACCTGCGCCGCGCCAACAAGCTGGTCGAAGCGCAACGGTTGGAGCAACGCACCCGCTTTGATCTGGAGATGATGGCTGAGCTGGGGTACTGCTCTGGGATCGAGAACTACTCCCGCTACCTCTCGGGACGGGTGCCCGGTCAGGCACCGCCGACCCTGATGGACTACCTCCCCAAGGATGCCCTGCTATTCATGGACGAATCCCATGTAACGGTCCCGCAGTTCGGGGGATGTACAAGGGCGACCGTTCGCGCAAGGAAACGCTGGTGGAATATGGTTTTCGTCTGCCCTCGGCGCTGGACAACCGGCCCCTGA
- a CDS encoding helicase-related protein, protein MEYGFRLPSALDNRPLMFPEFESLMPQTVFISATPGPYELEHSGQVVEQVVRPTGLVDPAVDIRPAKGQVDDLISEINIVVRNGWRILVTTLTKRMAEDLTDYLHELGIKCRYLHSDIETVERVEIIRDLRAGVFDVLIGINLLREGLDMPEVALVAILDADKEGFLRSERSLIQTIGRAARNLHGRAILYADGITKSMARAIAETDRRREKQLQFNAQHGVTPRGIVKPVSDMIEGVYRRNAQPAAHAAEKNADYRVLSDPQAVAKKIKELEEAMYRHARNLEFEQAAALRDDIKKLENRLLGTDLPVSLEED, encoded by the coding sequence GTGGAATATGGTTTTCGTCTGCCCTCGGCGCTGGACAACCGGCCCCTGATGTTTCCCGAGTTCGAGTCACTGATGCCGCAGACCGTGTTTATTTCCGCCACGCCCGGTCCCTACGAACTGGAGCACTCCGGGCAGGTGGTGGAGCAGGTGGTACGGCCCACCGGCCTGGTCGATCCCGCTGTGGATATTCGTCCGGCGAAAGGGCAGGTCGACGATCTGATCAGCGAAATCAACATCGTTGTACGTAACGGTTGGCGCATTCTGGTGACGACGTTGACCAAGCGGATGGCCGAAGATCTGACCGATTATCTCCACGAACTGGGTATCAAATGCCGCTATCTCCATTCAGATATCGAGACGGTGGAGCGGGTGGAGATCATTCGCGATCTGCGCGCCGGGGTGTTCGACGTGCTGATCGGGATTAACCTGTTGCGGGAGGGCCTGGATATGCCGGAGGTGGCATTGGTCGCCATTCTGGATGCGGATAAGGAGGGCTTCCTGCGCTCGGAGCGGTCGCTGATTCAGACCATCGGGCGCGCGGCGCGCAACCTGCACGGGCGGGCCATTCTCTATGCCGACGGCATCACCAAATCCATGGCCCGCGCCATAGCCGAAACCGACCGCCGCCGGGAGAAGCAGTTGCAGTTCAACGCCCAGCATGGCGTCACCCCGCGCGGCATCGTCAAGCCGGTATCCGACATGATTGAGGGAGTCTATCGCCGCAATGCACAACCTGCCGCGCATGCTGCGGAAAAAAATGCGGATTATCGCGTGCTCAGTGATCCCCAAGCCGTTGCCAAGAAAATCAAGGAACTGGAGGAAGCCATGTACCGACACGCCCGCAACCTGGAGTTTGAGCAGGCAGCGGCGCTGCGGGACGATATCAAAAAACTGGAAAACCGCCTTCTGGGGACCGACCTGCCGGTATCTCTGGAGGAGGACTGA
- a CDS encoding NAD(P)-dependent alcohol dehydrogenase, which produces MIKAKAYAAQTARSPLAPYEVLRREPGPDDVQIDILFCGVCHSDLHTARNEWKNTLYPTVPGHEIVGRVVAVGKDVKNFNVGDFAGVGCMVDSCGHCPSCDEGEEQYCDNGFTGTYNGPVFGGENTYGGYSQSVVVKESFVLKIRHDEKDLASVAPLLCAGITTYSPLRHWGAGPGKKVGIVGLGGLGHMGVKLAHAMGAHVVLFTTSPGKVEDGKRLGADEVCISRDDAQMASHANSFDFILNTVAASHDLDAFLNLLKRDGTMTLVGAPAEPHPSPEVFNLIFKRRQLAGSLIGGIRETQEMLDFCAQRGIGSDIEMIPMDYINTAYERMLKSDVKYRFVIDMATLK; this is translated from the coding sequence ATGATCAAGGCTAAAGCCTATGCTGCGCAGACTGCCCGCAGCCCGTTGGCGCCCTACGAAGTACTGCGCCGCGAGCCGGGTCCCGATGATGTCCAGATAGATATACTCTTTTGCGGTGTCTGCCATTCCGATTTGCACACCGCCCGCAATGAGTGGAAAAACACGCTGTATCCCACTGTTCCTGGCCACGAAATCGTGGGTCGTGTCGTTGCCGTCGGTAAGGATGTCAAAAATTTTAATGTTGGTGATTTTGCCGGTGTCGGTTGCATGGTGGACAGTTGTGGGCACTGTCCGTCCTGTGATGAGGGTGAGGAGCAGTACTGCGATAACGGATTTACCGGAACCTACAACGGCCCGGTATTTGGCGGCGAAAATACCTACGGTGGCTATTCCCAGAGCGTGGTGGTCAAAGAATCCTTTGTGTTGAAGATTCGGCATGATGAAAAAGATCTGGCGAGTGTGGCGCCGCTGCTCTGCGCCGGTATCACCACGTACTCGCCCTTACGCCACTGGGGTGCCGGACCGGGTAAAAAGGTCGGCATTGTGGGTCTGGGCGGCCTTGGTCATATGGGCGTCAAATTGGCGCACGCCATGGGCGCCCATGTGGTGCTGTTCACCACCTCCCCCGGCAAAGTGGAGGATGGTAAGCGGCTGGGGGCGGATGAGGTCTGCATCTCCAGAGATGACGCGCAAATGGCCTCCCATGCCAACAGCTTCGATTTTATCCTCAATACGGTGGCCGCGTCCCATGATCTGGACGCCTTCCTGAATCTGCTCAAGCGGGACGGTACGATGACACTGGTGGGTGCGCCGGCTGAGCCCCATCCGTCACCAGAAGTCTTCAACCTGATTTTTAAGCGTCGGCAGCTCGCAGGCTCCCTTATCGGTGGTATTCGGGAAACGCAGGAGATGCTGGATTTCTGCGCACAGCGCGGGATCGGTTCGGATATCGAGATGATCCCCATGGACTACATCAATACCGCCTACGAAAGAATGCTGAAGAGCGATGTGAAGTATCGCTTTGTGATTGACATGGCGACACTGAAGTAG
- a CDS encoding CTP synthase, with translation MSKYIFVTGGVVSSLGKGAAGAALGALLEARGLKVTMLKLDPYINVDPGTMSPFQHGEVFVTADGAETDLDLGHYERFLATRMGKRNNFTTGLVYQTVIEKERRGDYLGRTVQVIPHVTDEIKRRIRLGAADADVALVEIGGTVGDIESQPFLEAIRQMAVEEERGDTLFMHLTLVPYLASAGEMKTKPTQHSVRELRAIGIQPDVLLCRADRPIPADHRAKIGLFSNLPEKAVISAIDTDSIYRIPLLFHAQGLDDLVVQNLGLHLPAPDLSVWKGIINALEHPEGEVVVALVGKYVGLTESYKSLAEALLHAGLRARRSVRFLYVDAEEVETQGTEILAEADAILVPGGFGGRGTEGKIASIRHARERKVPYLGICLGMQLAVVEFARHCAGLMNANSTELDPQTPAPVITLMTEWSDPEGHKAYREEGGNLGGTMRLGEQECRLEPDSLAMQAYGQERIHERHRHRFEFNNRYREPLAVAGLRYTGFSADSELVEVVELPDHPWFLGCQFHPEFTSNPREGHPLFDAFMRAAIAQRERDGSA, from the coding sequence ATGAGCAAATACATTTTCGTAACAGGTGGGGTGGTTTCTTCTCTGGGCAAGGGCGCCGCTGGCGCAGCTCTTGGTGCACTGCTGGAGGCCCGTGGGCTGAAGGTCACCATGCTCAAGCTGGACCCCTATATCAACGTCGATCCGGGCACCATGAGCCCCTTTCAGCACGGTGAGGTTTTCGTCACCGCCGATGGCGCGGAAACGGATCTGGATTTGGGGCATTACGAACGATTCCTCGCGACGCGGATGGGTAAGCGTAACAATTTCACCACCGGCCTGGTTTATCAGACCGTTATTGAAAAAGAACGGCGCGGCGACTATCTGGGACGTACGGTGCAGGTCATTCCCCATGTCACCGATGAGATCAAGCGGCGCATCCGGTTGGGTGCGGCGGACGCGGATGTGGCGCTGGTGGAGATCGGTGGCACCGTCGGCGACATCGAATCGCAGCCCTTTCTGGAGGCGATCCGCCAGATGGCGGTAGAGGAGGAACGGGGTGACACCCTCTTCATGCATCTGACGCTGGTACCCTATCTGGCGTCCGCCGGGGAGATGAAGACCAAACCGACCCAGCACTCGGTGCGTGAACTGCGTGCCATCGGTATCCAGCCGGATGTGTTGCTTTGTCGTGCTGACCGGCCCATACCTGCCGACCACCGGGCCAAAATCGGGCTTTTTTCCAATCTGCCGGAAAAGGCGGTCATTTCGGCGATCGACACCGACAGTATCTATCGCATTCCGTTGCTGTTCCATGCTCAGGGTCTGGATGATCTGGTGGTGCAGAATCTCGGGCTACATCTGCCAGCCCCGGACCTTTCCGTTTGGAAGGGTATCATAAACGCCCTCGAACACCCGGAAGGCGAGGTGGTGGTTGCCTTGGTGGGCAAATATGTGGGGCTTACCGAATCTTACAAGTCTCTGGCGGAGGCATTGCTTCACGCGGGATTGCGGGCGCGACGGAGTGTGCGCTTCCTGTATGTGGATGCGGAAGAAGTCGAAACGCAGGGAACGGAGATACTCGCGGAAGCGGATGCCATTCTGGTACCGGGTGGTTTCGGCGGGCGGGGCACCGAGGGTAAAATTGCCAGCATCCGCCACGCACGGGAGCGGAAGGTGCCTTATCTCGGCATTTGCCTCGGCATGCAACTCGCGGTTGTCGAGTTTGCGCGGCATTGTGCTGGTCTGATGAACGCCAACAGTACCGAACTGGACCCTCAGACTCCGGCCCCAGTCATTACGCTGATGACCGAGTGGTCCGACCCGGAAGGCCACAAGGCGTACCGGGAGGAGGGGGGAAATCTCGGCGGTACCATGCGGCTGGGAGAGCAGGAATGTCGCCTTGAACCCGACAGTCTGGCAATGCAAGCTTACGGGCAGGAGCGGATTCACGAGCGCCATCGCCATCGCTTCGAGTTCAACAACCGTTACCGTGAACCGTTGGCTGTGGCAGGGTTGCGTTACACGGGGTTCTCCGCGGACAGTGAACTGGTGGAAGTGGTGGAGTTGCCGGACCATCCCTGGTTTCTGGGCTGCCAGTTTCACCCGGAGTTCACCAGTAACCCGCGTGAGGGGCATCCATTATTTGACGCCTTTATGCGCGCCGCCATCGCCCAGCGGGAACGGGACGGTTCGGCATGA